One Paraburkholderia kururiensis DNA window includes the following coding sequences:
- the map gene encoding type I methionyl aminopeptidase: MAITIKNEHDIAQMRVACRLASEVLDYITPFVAAGATTGELDRLCHEYMLNVQGTVPAPLNYQPPGYPPYPKATCISVNDVICHGIPGDKTLKNGDALNIDITVIKNGYFGDTSRMFIVGEGSILAKRLVQVTYECMWLGIDQVRPGGHLGDIGHAIQRHAESNGYSVVREYCGHGIGTVFHEDPQVLHYGRPGTGIELQPGMIFTVEPMINAGRRDIRTMPDQWTVKTKDRSLSAQWEHTVLVTETGYEVLTVSAGTPARPDIVAAAA, from the coding sequence ATGGCCATTACCATCAAGAACGAACATGACATCGCGCAGATGCGCGTTGCCTGCCGCCTCGCAAGCGAGGTGCTCGACTACATCACGCCGTTTGTCGCTGCCGGGGCCACCACAGGCGAACTGGACAGGCTGTGCCACGAGTACATGCTCAACGTCCAGGGCACCGTGCCGGCACCGCTCAATTACCAGCCGCCGGGCTACCCGCCGTATCCAAAGGCGACCTGCATTTCGGTCAACGACGTGATCTGCCACGGCATTCCCGGCGACAAGACGCTCAAGAACGGCGATGCGCTCAACATCGACATCACCGTGATCAAGAACGGTTATTTCGGCGACACGAGCCGCATGTTCATCGTCGGCGAGGGGTCGATCCTCGCGAAGCGTCTTGTTCAGGTGACCTACGAGTGCATGTGGCTCGGCATCGACCAGGTGCGCCCCGGCGGCCATCTGGGCGACATCGGCCACGCCATCCAGCGGCACGCCGAGAGCAACGGCTACAGCGTGGTGCGTGAGTACTGCGGCCACGGCATCGGCACGGTGTTCCACGAAGACCCGCAGGTGCTCCACTACGGTCGTCCGGGCACCGGCATCGAGCTTCAGCCGGGCATGATCTTCACCGTGGAGCCGATGATCAACGCCGGCCGCCGCGACATCCGCACCATGCCCGACCAGTGGACGGTCAAGACCAAGGACCGCAGCCTCTCGGCGCAATGGGAGCACACGGTGCTCGTCACGGAAACCGGGTACGAGGTGCTGACGGTCTCGGCCGGCACGCCCGCGCGCCCCGACATCGTCGCCGCGGCCGCCTGA